GTGGCTAAGTCCTGGGCAGTACAACTGCCCTGGACACCGGTAGTACATATGACCGGAACAACTGGTCCGCAACTGCCCAAGTACAACTCCAGATCATAGGCTTGTCCGGTGGTGGGGTGCTACTCGACTGATACAACCGCCTGAAGCCGCCACTTAGGGTTAGCCAGACTTTGGCGGTACAACTGCCTGgaggcagcggtacaaccgctgtcAACATCTTGAGAGAAGCAACTCCAGGGTTTCACCCCTCGAGCGATAGTTATATCAGACGTACCTATCCAAGCGGTACAAGTGTACAACCACTGGAACGAGTGGTACAACCGCTAAGGTGAAAAACAACTGACTAGTTTAGAGAATGATGACCTCTCTGTTAATGATCGGAAGGTGTATTAGGTGGGAGACAAGGAATGTGTACATGCATTGATTCACCCAATACCTTTCGATGtgaattccctcttaatagtacgggttTCCTACGACCAAAGAAATAAACACATAGAGAACGCTCTCTTCGTTTTTTCCATCGGAGGAAAAGCCCAATCGTCTTGTGTTCAATATAAGGTACGTGAAGAACTTGACACGTGATTAGATcacatagtgagttgtcatcaaCACCAAAACAGTAAGGCTGGAAAATGCCCTAACATCAGTCTTGAAAAGTCTCCATCAAGTCTAATTTATCACTAATTAGACACATAATTAAAGAATTCGAGGAACAACTTTCAAGTTGGATTATTCAGAACCTCCCTCGATCATCCATGTTATCTCAGGGTTTCACAAAATAGGAGTAGGATAAACTTTTGTGTTTAATTTGTAGTTTTGTACTTTGTAACTTATTTATTTCAATATATATACCATAGAATGATTGTTTTATGGTTTCGTTCAAAAAAAAGATCAAGCAGATGGttggaacatcaacacccacttaCTCGACAACGACCCCCTCTGTTGAAAGGCATCGCACATCGAAAACAACTGTATTGCAACAACAACACCCGCTTACAGAACAACTATCACTATGGAGTGTCGATGGCTTTTCTTTGTTCGCCGAAGGTTATATATCACTACATTACGAAATCATCGCACCCAAGACCTTCACCGACTAATTCATGTCTCGAGGCTTGCTTGTAGCCACCAAAACCATCAAAGGACATTGTAAAGTTGAGCATACAAAAAACACAAACCTTTCTAGCGTATTAAGTGATCATTACCACAAAGAGAACGATCGATCGGCACTACAAGAAAAGCACAAATTTGAACCGCGGATTAGCGACCAACCTCGTGGAATAAAGTCTAGCATGCACAGCTAATAGGCAGCTGAAATCAAGAAGCGGAGCCATACGAGAAGTAGATGTCATCTATGTGACACTTGTAGCGCAACCTAAGAATATCCCCCCAACAGAGTTGAAACCCATGATAAACATAGGGCAATGAAGGCGGAGATAATGGACTCGGATTGACCGAGGCTTAACTCATGAAGCACAACTCTGCCGCCGCCTACTAATCCAAGCACATGGAGGAAAATGGCATCCATAGACATTGTCGTTACATAAACACATTAGCGAGTTACACCACCGCAAGACCGTTCAAATATTTGCATGGCGTAGGGTTCAAAATCTGAACaaatttgcaatgaaatttcacATATTTTGGTGTGGTCCCTGAAATTTTGAGCCAGATTCAATCTAAAATTCAAATTAGGTTAAAATTTATTGAGTTTTGAAAACTCAAAATCAGATATTCTTTTCCAAAAGTATGTAAAATCTCCAAAATCGCATGCTTCGGTGACGTCCGAAAGTTTTCCATTTCTGAAATTTAAAACCTTCATGACAAGTTAGTTAGCATTAACCCGTGATTGGATGGTTAGGAGGACTGTAGTATCCCGTGCCCATCAGAGTTCAAGTTTCAGACTTGACGTTGGTGCTTGCATTTTCCTGAATTTATTTTAGGTCTTCCGGCGATGTGCtttcagtgggaggagacgtttCCGCCGACAACGAATGCGTGAGTGACGACTTCGCCAATCTTAAGATGATGTGCCGGCTTAGTCTCTCGAAGATGCTCATAAGGGTAGGATGTGCGTGCATGGGTTCATAGGAGATAAGTGTACGTTCGTATATGTGAATAACTTCAATTGTACTCTACTAAAAAAAAGTTAGCATTACACGATCTGCAGAAGGACGTGCAACATTCTTTTCATAGGCCAGCAACTGCAAGCTTCATAATCTGCACTCAGACACACGATCTCCTGGGTAGCACGACCTGCCACATGCACGTTAGTAGCAATATACTCCCTTCattattaaaaatatatttctttaaaaatttacatacaaaataaaataaataaatgtataccataaattatatataaaaacggagggagtacttacatGATATGTTTTCGTAAAGTAAAGCATCAACAGACCTAGCCCTACTCTGCTAGCCTTGTTTTCTAATCCATTGGCTCGGTTATTTCCGCGGCAAAATATATAGTTCTGCCCGTAATTAGCACCTAAGCACTGTGCACTCCGAAGAGCTTAAGCGCCCCGTAGGTGGTGGCCATGGCGAGCCACCCTCCCACGAGCACCCGGGCCCCGGACCGCACCACGCTCGCGCCGCCCAGGTAAGCGCCCAGGACGCCGAAGCCGGCAAGCCCGACGCTGCTGGCCGCGCAAACGGCCGCCACCCTGCCCGCCCACGTCCGCACGAACCCGCCACTCAGAAGCGGCAGCGCGGCGCCCGCGGCGAACGCCACTGCCGACGCGCCCGCCGCCAGCGTCGGGCTTGGCAGGTTACTCTTGTCGCCGCTGCCTCCGTTGCCgtcaccgtcgccgccgccgcgggTGCGCTCGATCTGGGCCACCTCGATGTCGTACTGCGCGTACACGGACACGAACTCGCCGATGGCCATGCTGCAGGCGCCGGACACGAGCCCCGCGACGCCCGAAACGAGCATGGCGTCCTTGGACTCGTTGACGGCGCCGACGCCGATCATGAGGGATGCCACGGTGACGAGGCCGTCGTTGGCGCCCAGGACGGCCGCGCGGAGCCACTGCGCGCGGGCTACGTAGTCTACGCCGTCGCCGCCCGGGCTCAGGCTGCCACCACCCGCctccacgtcgtcctcgacggcGGCCGCCGCAGGGCTGATCTCTTCTTGCTTCGGCTTGGCTGGGGACTTGGGTGTGGCGTCCGCGGCCGCGTGGACGTGCGAGCTAAGGTCGGCGGGAGCCATGGTCGCA
This genomic stretch from Hordeum vulgare subsp. vulgare chromosome 6H, MorexV3_pseudomolecules_assembly, whole genome shotgun sequence harbors:
- the LOC123404239 gene encoding vacuolar iron transporter homolog 2-like; protein product: MAPADLSSHVHAAADATPKSPAKPKQEEISPAAAAVEDDVEAGGGSLSPGGDGVDYVARAQWLRAAVLGANDGLVTVASLMIGVGAVNESKDAMLVSGVAGLVSGACSMAIGEFVSVYAQYDIEVAQIERTRGGGDGDGNGGSGDKSNLPSPTLAAGASAVAFAAGAALPLLSGGFVRTWAGRVAAVCAASSVGLAGFGVLGAYLGGASVVRSGARVLVGGWLAMATTYGALKLFGVHSA